The Bacteroidota bacterium genome contains the following window.
GTGCCAAGATTTGCCTCGTATTACGGCAAATATGACACCTAGGGAGTTTCGCACCTGAATTGATCAGGCTCCGTGCCGTCACCCTCACCAAGGAAGACGGCGCGTGCAGGATACGCGCAGAGCGGGCGCTGCATGATTACCTTGCCTTGCTGGCGCTTGGTGGCCAGCAGCGTATCCGGCGCACGGTTTTCTTCTACCCATGCTTGTATGGCAGTCAGCCAGTCAGCAGCATCCGGCCCTGGTCCGCCGCCACAGTGATGTACGCCGGGCATAAGAAATAGACGAGTGAAGTCTGTTGCAT
Protein-coding sequences here:
- a CDS encoding tannase/feruloyl esterase family alpha/beta hydrolase, translated to LQFAFGTELFKYIFFDDPDWAYAAYDFDNWESDTRAGGAILDATDPDLTHFNVAGGKIIYWSGWTDAALTALGIIDYFEDVQKQNTHATDFTRLFLMPGVHHCGGGPGPDAADWLTAIQAWVEENRAPDTLLATKRQQGKVIMQRPLCAYPARAVFLGEGDGTEPDQFRCETP